In Trichoderma atroviride chromosome 2, complete sequence, one DNA window encodes the following:
- a CDS encoding uncharacterized protein (EggNog:ENOG41~TransMembrane:1 (o76-97i)), with translation MASQARSRAVSLIRGGLNAFGIRMVYQKTDTESTTMTRTTTRSTAATTGTKPAGAKNTGGSDSSDSSGGLSTGAKAAIGVIVPVVVLGLLAGLFFWWRKRQQYNKVVSGNTPTELHGQDAAAPTELAQYSGLMNKPKQPAAAPPEELPAQEAPAVELPAGPMH, from the coding sequence ATGGCATCACAAGCACGGTCCCGGGCGGTTTCACTGATCCGGGGGGGGTTAAACGCTTTTGGCATCAGGATGGTTTATCAAAAGACCGATACGGAGTCGACGACCATGACGAGGACAACGACGAGATCAACCGCAGCGACGACGGGAACAAAGCCAGCGGGAGCAAAAAACACAGGCGGCTCGGACTCTAGCGATTCATCTGGTGGGTTATCAACGGGAGCCAAGGCGGCGATTGGCGTTATCGTGCCCGTCGTCGTGCTCGGCCTACTGGCcggtctcttcttctggtggAGGAAGCGGCAGCAGTACAACAAGGTCGTCTCGGGAAACACGCCCACCGAGCTTCACGGACAAGACGCAGCGGCGCCGACGGAACTGGCGCAGTACAGCGGCCTGATGAACAAGCCCAAACAGCCGGCCGCGGCGCCTCCAGAAGAGTTGCCGGCGCAGGAAGCTCCTGCAGTTGAGCTTCCCGCGGGGCCGATGCACTAG
- a CDS encoding uncharacterized protein (TransMembrane:4 (i91-109o115-135i327-348o354-373i)): protein MSDGDAYVPTEVTAVVDQPSQNNEKRPEHSLEIPLEQETTNVPGSRMAPPVALSRRHTLNIEDYFAGPRDMSKHSKWPLFMQMHGSIMPKMIVPLIWMSLWSTFITLIHEKVHKIGVNSILLTVLGFVVSTGLSFRGSTAYERYAEGRRFFASLVTSSQTLGRIFWIHAKTLPDVDMRKQVLCKISAMNLVVAFAISLKHSLRFEPYTSYADIEHLVGHLDTFAKTATATMPINGGVGRHSLFKSVGDYLGLSFAASNPRKLLKRAEKPVGNLPLEIVNHLAVTIDNMIARGQLPVPMQQTMAYNNLSALNDAYTGCQRVLTTPLPIAYGILFQQITWLYVILLPFQMVNVLDYITIPATTVASYIILGLLFIGQEIENPFGHDVNDLPLDSYCEQIAADMDIIASHSTFQSDDFFFHPENTPLYPYSTASADTWMERSESKLQEAIKAKPRKMFEWKRWRGDQLGDEENVKAD, encoded by the coding sequence ATGTCGGACGGCGATGCCTACGTGCCGACAGAGGTCACCGCTGTCGTAGACCAACCATCGCAGAACAATGAGAAGCGCCCCGAGCACAGCCTGGAGATTCCTCTCGAGCAAGAGACGACAAATGTCCCGGGCTCAAGGATGGCCCCTCCGGTGGCCCTCAGCCGGAGGCACACGCTGAATATCGAGGACTACTTCGCCGGTCCTCGTGACATGTCCAAGCACTCCAAATGGCCTCTCTTCATGCAGATGCACGGCAGCATCATGCCCAAGATGATTGTGCCTCTGATCTGGATGAGCCTCTGGAGTACGTTCATCACTCTCATCCACGAAAAGGTTCACAAAATTGGTGTCAACTCCATCCTCTTGACGGTTCTTGGTTTCGTCGTCTCCACGGGTCTCAGCTTCCGAGGTTCCACGGCATATGAACGCTATGCCGAAGGTCGACGTTTCTTCGCCTCCCTGGTTACATCATCGCAGACCCTTGGACGAATCTTCTGGATTCACGCCAAGACCCTGCCGGACGTTGATATGCGCAAGCAGGTGCTCTGCAAGATCAGCGCCATGAACCTGGTGGTTGCTTTTGCCATTTCCCTCAAGCACAGCCTGCGCTTCGAGCCCTACACCTCGTATGCGGACATTGAGCACCTCGTTGGTCATCTCGATACCTTTGCAAAGactgccaccgccaccatGCCTATCAATGGCGGTGTTGGAAGGCATAGCCTCTTCAAGTCTGTTGGCGACTACCTGGGCCTCTCCTTCGCCGCCAGCAACCCTcgcaagctgctcaagagAGCGGAGAAGCCCGTGGGCAACCTGCCGCTCGAAATCGTCAACCATCTTGCCGTTACCATTGACAACATGATTGCTCGAGGCCAACTTCCCGTGCCCATGCAGCAGACCATGGCCTACAACAACCTTTCTGCCCTCAACGATGCCTATACTGGATGCCAACGTGTCTTGACCACCCCTCTCCCCATCGCCTACGGAATTCTGTTTCAGCAAATCACATGGCTCTACGTCATCTTGCTTCCATTCCAGATGGTCAACGTGCTCGACTACATCACCATTCCTGCCACGACTGTCGCTTCGTACATCATTCTCGGCCTGCTCTTCATTGGCCAGGAAATCGAGAACCCCTTTGGACACGACGTCAACGATCTTCCCTTGGACAGCTACTGCGAGCAGATTGCCGCTGACATGGACATTATTGCCTCGCACAGCACCTTCCAGTCcgatgacttcttcttccaccccGAGAACACTCCCCTGTATCCCTACAGCACTGCCTCTGCCGATACCTGGATGGAGCGAAGCGAGTCCAAGCTGcaagaggccatcaaggccaagccTAGGAAGATGTTTGAGTGGAAGCGATGGAGGGGAGACCAGCTCGGAGACGAGGAAAACGTAAAGGCTGATTAA
- a CDS encoding uncharacterized protein (EggNog:ENOG41~TransMembrane:12 (i55-80o92-113i125-144o150-170i182-204o224-248i280-304o324-346i358-380o386-413i425-451o457-481i)), which translates to MAPSRDPISSASSSDLTLMDPEPISETTPLISGSKSADAEDGRPPPGKPLPKMQVFLLCFAKAMEPIAFFAIFPFIAQMVQRNGNLPESDVGFYSGLIESLFSATQMVVLYFWGYLADTVGRKPVLLWSLVGMAVATFFFTVSTSIWQMIVFRCVAGVFSGSGLVIRTMLSDHTTAETQAVAFSWFAFANNVGIFLGPIIGGALADPAEQFPGVFGGIKLLEDYPYILAGAAITACSVVSIVLSVLYLEETLEPESSTTTAGVAAPARPQRLSTFELLKAPGVGIVIWVYTHVMFLAFAFTAILPVLLFTPVDLGGVAFSPFRISVWMAIQGASQATWLIVAFPMLQRRLGTKGSLSACVAVYPLFFAGYVVMNMLLRVGTESSVAIFYVVAFIVAFIGPGVSMAFTAVQLALNDVSPNPHVMGTLNALAMTAASAIRSFVPGVSTAIFAIGVRNQILWGHLVWAVLIPIAMSLSIFVRWLPEDKQSHKLPQNEDEE; encoded by the coding sequence ATGGCGCCCTCCCGCGACCccatctcctccgcctcctcctcggacCTCACCCTCATGGACCCCGAGCCCATCTCAGAAACGACGCCTCtcatcagcggcagcaaGTCCGCCGACGCCGAAGATGGCCGCCCTCCGCCCGGCAAGCCGCTGCCCAAGATGCAGGTCTTCCTGCTCTGCTtcgcaaaggccatggagCCCATTGCCTTCTTCGCAATCTTCCCCTTCATCGCGCAAATGGTCCAGCGCAACGGCAACCTGCCCGAGTCGGACGTCGGCTTCTACAGCGGCCTGATTGAGAGCCTCTTCTCCGCGACGCAAATGGTCGTGCTGTACTTTTGGGGCTACCTGGCCGACACCGTGGGCCGCAAGCCCGTGCTGCTGTGGTCGCTCGTGGGCATGGCCGTGgccaccttcttcttcaccgtgTCGACGTCCATCTGGCAGATGATTGTGTTCCGGTGCGTGGCCGGCGTGTTTTCCGGCTCTGGGCTGGTGATCCGCACGATGCTGTCGGACCACACGACGGCGGAGACGCAGGCCGTGGCGTTTAGCTGGTTCGCCTTTGCCAACAACGTGGGCATCTTCCTGGGGCCCATTATCGGCGGCGCGCTGGCCGACCCGGCGGAGCAGTTCCCGGGCGTCTTTGGGGgcatcaagctgctggaggactATCCCTACATCCTGGCCGGCGCGGCCATCACCGCCTGCAGCGTCGTCAGCATCGTCCTGTCGGTGCTCTATCTCGAGGAGACGCTCGAGCCCGAGTCAagcaccaccaccgctgGAGTCGCGGCGCCGGCTCGCCCCCAGCGCCTGTCCACGTTTGAGCTCCTCAAGGCCCCCGGcgtcggcatcgtcatctgGGTCTATACCCATGTCATGTTcctcgcctttgccttcaCCGCCATCCTGCCCGTGCTGCTCTTCACGCCCGTCGACCTCGGCGGCGTCGCCTTCTCGCCCTTCCGCATCTCCGTCTGGATGGCCATCCAGGGCGCCAGCCAGGCCACCTGGCTCATTGTCGCCTTCCCcatgctgcagcgccgcctcGGCACAAAGGGCTCGCTGTCCGCCTGCGTCGCCGTCTACccgctcttcttcgccggctACGTCGTCATGAACATGCTCCTGCGCGTTGGCACCGAGTCCTCCGTTGCCATCTTCTACGTCGTGGCCTTTATCGTTGCCTTTATCGGACCCGGTGTGTCCATGGCCTTTACGGCCGTCCAGCTCGCCCTGAACGATGTTTCTCCCAACCCGCACGTCATGGGCACTCTCAACGCCCTGGCCATGACCGCCGCTAGTGCCATCCGGTCGTTTGTGCCTGGCGTTTCGACGGCGATATTCGCCATTGGCGTGCGGAACCAGATCCTCTGGGGCCACCTAGTGTGGGCGGTTCTCATTCCCATTGCCATGTCTCTGTCTATATTCGTGAGATGGCTGCCAGAGGATAAGCAGTCGCATAAGCTTCCCCAgaacgaagatgaagagtag
- a CDS encoding uncharacterized protein (EggNog:ENOG41) translates to MNTMSLRKLGGFGRQAASYATVASSRASILPLTHRPGSKVRFGAAVQGVGINNISDADFDIIKDALYKHQVLVFKAQYDVSPKAQYEITQRFDPKATASYGHGKTLDAKRSILHPDLKTIPHQPQVQVIGNGFVEEYEGLKNIQLRHPHHKTFHATVIPEKDDLDFTRFYRWHIDAALYGLAPPVATTLFADRVPRGRTQTIRYEDSGEQMTVPLGTTAFVSGYTMYDLLSPEDKQFVLNTKVEYAPHPYVWMSGAKSRSDGLGLISEGKEVPLDKLPEIEQDKIQVLPMCWRNPQDDRLALQIHPSAIRKLHLGGGKVVDDLQEVREIVYRLQRPGIAPELVYAHDWEEGDFVIFHNRSLIHSVVGAFAEDEVRLFRQCNIAGSSLPEGPRYF, encoded by the exons ATGAACACAATGTCTCTGCGAAAACTTGGGGGTTTCGGCCGCCAGGCGGCATCATATGCCACAGTCGCCTCCTCGAGGGCCTCGATACTGCCGCTCACGCATCGCCCCGGGTCAAAGGTCCGGTTCGGAGCGGCTGTACAGGGCGTTGGCATCAACAATATATCTG ATGCCGACTTTGACATCATCAAAGACGCTCTATACAAACACCaggtcctcgtcttcaaggcGCAGTATGACGTATCTCCAAAGGCACAATACGAAATCACACAGCGGTTCGATCCCAAAGCGACGGCCTCATACGGCCACGGCAAGACGCTCGACGCAAAACGATCTATCCTGCACCCTGATCTCAAGACGATCCCACACCAGCCACAAGTTCAAGTTATTGGAAATGGCTTCGTAGAGGAGTACGAAGGGCTGAAGAATATCCAGCTGCGACACCCACACCACAAGACGTTCCACGCCACGGTTATACCTGAAAAAGACGACCTGGACTTCACCCGGTTCTACAGATGGCACATTGACGCCGCGCTGTACGGGCTGGCTCCTCCGGTGGCCACGACGCTCTTCGCGGACCGGGTTCCTCGCGGCCGCACGCAGACGATTCGATACGAAGATTCGGGCGAACAAATGACGGTGCCTCTGGGTACGACGGCGTTTGTGTCGGGCTACACAATGTACGACCTCCTCTCGCCCGAAGATAAGCAGTTCGTCCTCAACACAAAGGTCGAGTACGCACCGCATCCCTACGTGTGGATGAGCGGCGCAAAGTCCCGCTCGGACGGCCTGGGCCTCATCTCGGAGGGCAAAGAAGTGCCGCTGGACAAGCTCCCCGAAATCGAGCAAGACAAGATCCAGGTCCTGCCCATGTGCTGGCGCAACCCGCAGGACGACCGCCTGGCGCTGCAAATCCACCCGTCGGCAATCCGCAAGCTGCACCTGGGCGGCGGCAAAGTCGTCGACGACCTGCAGGAGGTGCGCGAGATCGTCTACCGCCTGCAGCGGCCCGGCATCGCGCCCGAGCTGGTGTACGCGCACGACTGGGAGGAGGGCGATTTCGTCATTTTCCACAACAGGAGTCTGATTCACTCGGTCGTTGGAGCGTTTGCGGAGGACGAGGTGCGCCTCTTTCGTCAGTGCAACATTgcgggcagcagcttgcccGAGGGACCCAGATACTTCTGA
- a CDS encoding uncharacterized protein (EggNog:ENOG41) has product MGSPAQQRSGATAARNETAPKAAIACLVCRSRKVKCDKTIPECRNCLRLGVGCPGFSPQSEFISRKEMQKSADDIFRAAGVEKRRVGSCEECRSSKHRCTKTRPSCRRCILRNLPCIYPSKLDKQHERESSSQPASSVASSTIAAAGLMSMTPAQPLEPTQWTNPTLLQAFGVNLESLCTDTLPKDRGLRLRLVNAYFERNHYLRCLSFIHRPSFMQSLESASIAQDYGEPLLYTICALGARHIYFDAILSLDGADRDSLPTAIPGHEWAERARKEVLGELHAPTVQSLMTVALLCEYGLREDQHALVFILLAFLHRAIRLLSLDSPRPIHNRRTAAQVIQREVENRLVWASFVIDGLAANGVEKNMCWKDHIPEIPLPCPDDCFISQLASPPHYLLQIENLGMQEAITELDLSSLMVLVVRLRTKGMQLIRVAGDAMRIWEPSSDFVRIIDQLNALYNNLPEKYYLTDANLFLLKEKGMLGGVFALHLFIHAVIFDLTRISLAGFSFPLASAFKNAPLHFRAHCQNLCRYHATQASRIIRTGMTFSPAAFDDLFCPDAIIESTKVQIIYAATVDQSPQTLQETRDNIITNFSFLLAIHNRGKEAPIQFIRGLIPLCHLFGFRDIAERYQETLSIPIDPAEVTGSAEDHHLSALASFRRGRAQIEEAQSTSSVKTMSANDCKSPLIQASQNLFYETSIDKSGGSDFANALPVLRPTYPPLEIAPELMNQSLPSNDSLHVIPSAGVLVQNGAIMQPSVEDYIKTADEMSTYLTWGIPDMPQWLNLPDQMPPG; this is encoded by the exons ATGGGCTCGCCAGCACAGCAGCGCAGTGGCGCGACTGCAGCTCGAAATGAAACTGCGCCAAAGGCAGCCATAG CCTGTCTGGTCTGTAGATCAAGAAAG GTCAAATGCGACAAGACTATCCCCGAGTGTCGAAACTGCCTTCGACTGGGTGTCGGATGTCCTGGTTTCAGCCCACAGAGCGAGTTCATCTCGCGCAAGGAGATGCAGAAATCTGCGGATGACATCTTCAGGGCTGCCGGAGTTGAAAAACGACGGGTGGGATCCTGCGAAGAATGTCGGTCGTCGAAGCATCGCTGCACCAAGACTCGGCCGTCCTGTCGCCGCTGCATCTTGCGTAACTTGCCCTGCATCTATCCCTCAAAGTTGGACAAGCAGCACGAGCgcgaatcttcttctcagcctgccAGCTCGGTGGCCAGCTCTACGATTGCCGCTGCAGGACTCATGTCAATGACCCCGGCTCAGCCTTTGGAACCTACCCAGTGGACGAATCCCACACTGCTGCAAGCATTCGGCGTCAATCTTGAAAG CCTATGCACAGATACCCTCCCAAAAGACCGCGGGCTTCGACTTCGGCTAGTTAATGCTTACTTTGAACGAAATCACTACCTCCGTTGTCTATCTTTCATTCATCGCCCGTCTTTTATGCAGTCGCTCGAATCAGCAAGCATTGCGCAGGACTACGGAGAACCTCTGCTCTACACAATATGCGCCCTTGGTGCTAG GCACATTTACTTTGATGCAATACTGAGTCTAGATGGCGCTGATCGCGATTCACTCCCAACCGCGATTCCTGGGCATGAGTGGGCTGAGAGAGCGAGAAAGGAGGTATTAGGAGAACTGCATGCTCCTACCGTGCAGAGTCTGATG ACGGTAGCCCTTCTCTGTGAATATGGTCTTCGGGAGGATCAGCATGCTTTAGTCTTCATCCTGCTAGCTTTTTTGCATCGCGCCATAAGATTGCTGAGCTTGGATTCGCCGCGCCCAATTCACAATCGCCGTACAGCCGCTCAGGTGATTCAACGAGAGGTAGAAAATCGCCTCGTTTGGGCCAGCTTTGTCATTGATGGTCTTGCCGCCAATGGCGTCGAGAAAAATATGTGCTGGAAGGACCATATACCGGAAATTCCGCTGCCTTGCCCAGACGACTGCTTTATATCTCAACTTGCATCACCACCACACTATCTTTTACAGATTGAAAACTTAGGAATGCAAGAAGCTATTACAGAGCTGGACTTGTCATCTCTGATGGTTTTAGTGGTGCGCCTGAGAACGAAAGGGATGCA GCTTATTCGAGttgctggcgatgccatgCGCATTTGGGAACCGTCGTCTGACTTTGTCAGAATCATTGATCAACTCAACGCACTCTATAACAATTTGCCGGAAAAGTATTACCTAACAGATGCCAACCTCTTCCTGctgaaagaaaagggaatgCTAGGTGGTGTTTTCGCTCTACATCTCTTTATCCATGCCGTCATATTTGACCTCACCCGAATTTCTCTAGCTGGCTTCAGCTTCCCCCTCGCATCGGCATTCAAAAACGCACCGCTTCATTTCCGAGCACATTGCCAAAATCTATGTCGCTATCATGCGACTCAAGCATCTCGCATTATCCGTACCGGAATGACCTTTAGTCCAGCCGCATTCGATGACCTGTTTTGCCCCGATGCAATTATCGAATCGACCAAAGTGCAGATTATTTACGCAGCTACGGTGGACCAGTCTCCTCAGACTTTACAAGAGACTAGAGATAATATCATCACCAACTTCAGCTTCCTCCTAGCTATTCACAATCGTGGAAAAGAGGCACCAATACAATTT ATACGGGGCCTTATTCCACTTTGCCACCTTTTTGGCTTTCGAGATATTGCAGAGAGATACCAGGAAACGCTTAG TATACCTATTGATCCTGCCGAAGTCACAGGATCTGCGGAAGATCATCACCTTTCAGCATTGGCCTCATTCAGGAGAGGTAGAGCGCAGATTGAGGAGGCACAGTCAACAAGCAGTGTCAAGACGATGTCCGCAAATGATTGCAAGTCGCCATTAATACAAGCAAGCCAGAACCTTTTCTACGAGACGTCGATAGATaagagcggcggcagcgactTTGCAAATGCGCTGCCTGTACTGAGACCAACGTATCCTCCGCTGGAGATAGCGCCCGAACTCATGAATCAGAGCTTGCCTTCGAATGATTCGCTTCACGTCATACCATCGGCAGGGGTTTTGGTCCAGAATGGGGCTATAATGCAGCCCTCGGTCGAGGACTATATCAAAACGGCGGATGAGATGTCGACCTATTTGACATGGGGCATCCCGGACATGCCCCAATGGCTTAATCTGCCTGATCAAATGCCCCCGGGATGA
- a CDS encoding uncharacterized protein (EggNog:ENOG41) encodes MQSLESASIAQDYGEPLLYTICALGARHIYFDAILSLDGADRDSLPTAIPGHEWAERARKEVLGELHAPTVQSLMTVALLCEYGLREDQHALVFILLAFLHRAIRLLSLDSPRPIHNRRTAAQVIQREVENRLVWASFVIDGLAANGVEKNMCWKDHIPEIPLPCPDDCFISQLASPPHYLLQIENLGMQEAITELDLSSLMVLVVRLRTKGMQLIRVAGDAMRIWEPSSDFVRIIDQLNALYNNLPEKYYLTDANLFLLKEKGMLGGVFALHLFIHAVIFDLTRISLAGFSFPLASAFKNAPLHFRAHCQNLCRYHATQASRIIRTGMTFSPAAFDDLFCPDAIIESTKVQIIYAATVDQSPQTLQETRDNIITNFSFLLAIHNRGKEAPIQFIRGLIPLCHLFGFRDIAERYQETLSIPIDPAEVTGSAEDHHLSALASFRRGRAQIEEAQSTSSVKTMSANDCKSPLIQASQNLFYETSIDKSGGSDFANALPVLRPTYPPLEIAPELMNQSLPSNDSLHVIPSAGVLVQNGAIMQPSVEDYIKTADEMSTYLTWGIPDMPQWLNLPDQMPPG; translated from the exons ATGCAGTCGCTCGAATCAGCAAGCATTGCGCAGGACTACGGAGAACCTCTGCTCTACACAATATGCGCCCTTGGTGCTAG GCACATTTACTTTGATGCAATACTGAGTCTAGATGGCGCTGATCGCGATTCACTCCCAACCGCGATTCCTGGGCATGAGTGGGCTGAGAGAGCGAGAAAGGAGGTATTAGGAGAACTGCATGCTCCTACCGTGCAGAGTCTGATG ACGGTAGCCCTTCTCTGTGAATATGGTCTTCGGGAGGATCAGCATGCTTTAGTCTTCATCCTGCTAGCTTTTTTGCATCGCGCCATAAGATTGCTGAGCTTGGATTCGCCGCGCCCAATTCACAATCGCCGTACAGCCGCTCAGGTGATTCAACGAGAGGTAGAAAATCGCCTCGTTTGGGCCAGCTTTGTCATTGATGGTCTTGCCGCCAATGGCGTCGAGAAAAATATGTGCTGGAAGGACCATATACCGGAAATTCCGCTGCCTTGCCCAGACGACTGCTTTATATCTCAACTTGCATCACCACCACACTATCTTTTACAGATTGAAAACTTAGGAATGCAAGAAGCTATTACAGAGCTGGACTTGTCATCTCTGATGGTTTTAGTGGTGCGCCTGAGAACGAAAGGGATGCA GCTTATTCGAGttgctggcgatgccatgCGCATTTGGGAACCGTCGTCTGACTTTGTCAGAATCATTGATCAACTCAACGCACTCTATAACAATTTGCCGGAAAAGTATTACCTAACAGATGCCAACCTCTTCCTGctgaaagaaaagggaatgCTAGGTGGTGTTTTCGCTCTACATCTCTTTATCCATGCCGTCATATTTGACCTCACCCGAATTTCTCTAGCTGGCTTCAGCTTCCCCCTCGCATCGGCATTCAAAAACGCACCGCTTCATTTCCGAGCACATTGCCAAAATCTATGTCGCTATCATGCGACTCAAGCATCTCGCATTATCCGTACCGGAATGACCTTTAGTCCAGCCGCATTCGATGACCTGTTTTGCCCCGATGCAATTATCGAATCGACCAAAGTGCAGATTATTTACGCAGCTACGGTGGACCAGTCTCCTCAGACTTTACAAGAGACTAGAGATAATATCATCACCAACTTCAGCTTCCTCCTAGCTATTCACAATCGTGGAAAAGAGGCACCAATACAATTT ATACGGGGCCTTATTCCACTTTGCCACCTTTTTGGCTTTCGAGATATTGCAGAGAGATACCAGGAAACGCTTAG TATACCTATTGATCCTGCCGAAGTCACAGGATCTGCGGAAGATCATCACCTTTCAGCATTGGCCTCATTCAGGAGAGGTAGAGCGCAGATTGAGGAGGCACAGTCAACAAGCAGTGTCAAGACGATGTCCGCAAATGATTGCAAGTCGCCATTAATACAAGCAAGCCAGAACCTTTTCTACGAGACGTCGATAGATaagagcggcggcagcgactTTGCAAATGCGCTGCCTGTACTGAGACCAACGTATCCTCCGCTGGAGATAGCGCCCGAACTCATGAATCAGAGCTTGCCTTCGAATGATTCGCTTCACGTCATACCATCGGCAGGGGTTTTGGTCCAGAATGGGGCTATAATGCAGCCCTCGGTCGAGGACTATATCAAAACGGCGGATGAGATGTCGACCTATTTGACATGGGGCATCCCGGACATGCCCCAATGGCTTAATCTGCCTGATCAAATGCCCCCGGGATGA
- a CDS encoding uncharacterized protein (EggNog:ENOG41~SECRETED:SignalP(1-16)): MFKSTLLLALATAATARKCQNLNIPISISATNTAFNLPPPATDIDVTNLLINLAVDGTNLFNSIVVGPKNVSGHYTIGATYCQPDHGPGKALQILTHGAGFDRSYWDLSFNNYNYSYVARAVDEQGYSTFSWDRLGVSASSKGDPVNEIQQPLEAAALEKLSMSLRDGSVHGINAKFDKFIHVGHSFGSALTYGFIHANPDFSDAAILTGFSQNPNFVTGFLLGGNYGPVKDNAVLAAKYPCGYITPKTATGVQIDFFGPGDFDPKMLANTFAIGQPSAIGEFLTLGSTGVNDFKGHLYIVTGDRDLPFCGGSCYDTTTIQGAFPNLLDASKPNFPSVASFNTTVVPGGGHGLNMGYSHKFTYDSMFNFLSSY, translated from the exons ATGTTCAAGTCAACACTTCTCCTGGCTCtagccaccgccgccacagcaagaaaatgccaaaaccTCAACATCccaatctcaatctcagccaCCAACACCGCCTTCAACCTCCCCCCGCCAGCAACAGACATCGATGTCACCAACCTCCTCATCAATCTCGCCGTGGACGGCACCAACTTGTTCAATAGCATCGTAGTAGGA CCCAAAAACGTCAGCGGCCATTACACAATCGGCGCCACCTACTGCCAGCCAGACCATGGCCCAGGCAAAGCCCTCCAAATCCTAACCCACGGCGCTGGCTTCGACCGCAGCTACTGGGACCTCTCCTTCAACAACTACAACTACAGCTACGTCGCCCGAGCCGTCGACGAGCAAGGCTACTCAACCTTCTCCTGGGACCGCCTCGGCgtctccgcctcctccaaggGCGACCCCGTCAACGAGATCCAACAACCCCTCGAGGCTGCCGCTCTCGAGAAGCTCTCCATGAGCCTCCGTGACGGCTCCGTCCACGGCATCAACGCCAAGTTTGACAAGTTCATCCACGTCGGCCACTCCTTCGGCTCCGCCCTCACCTACGGCTTCATCCACGCAAACCCAGACTTCAGCGACGCCGCCATCCTGACCGGCTTCAGCCAGAACCCAAACTTCGTCACTGGCTTCCTCCTGGGTGGCAACTACGGGCCTGTCAAAGACAATGCCGTCTTGGCAGCCAAGTATCCTTGCGGCTACATTACGCCAAAGACCGCCACTGGAGTCCAGATTGACTTCTTTGGCCCTGGCGATTTCGACCCCAAGATGCTGGCCAATACttttgccattggccaaCCAAGTGCTATTGGTGAATTCCTGACACTTGGCTCTACCGGTGTCAATGACTTCAAGGGCCACCTTTACATCGTCACAGGAG ACCGAGATCTGCCCTTCTGCGGTGGCAGCTGCTACGACACCACAACCATTCAGGGAGCCTTCCCCAACCTCCTTGATGCCTCCAAGCCCAATTTCCCCAGCGTCGCTAGCTTCAACACAACCGTTGTCCCTGGCGGTGGCCACGGCCTCAACATGGGATACTCTCACAAGTTTACATACGATTCTATGTTCAACTTCCTTAGCTCTTACTAA